From the Bacillus tuaregi genome, one window contains:
- the racE gene encoding glutamate racemase: protein MKHPIGVIDSGVGGLTVAKEIMRQLPNEQIIYVGDTARCPYGPRSAEEVKAFTWQMTRFLVNKNIKMLVIACNTATAVVLEEIREELSIPVLGVIHPGARAAIKATKNNRIGVIGTEGTIKSAAYEKALRQINKRTKVTSLACPKFVPLVESGEYSGAVAKKIVAETLRSLKHKGLDTLILGCTHYPLLEPVIQNVMGSKVNVISSGEETASEVSTILHHSGLLNTEGVEPIHTYYTTGSKTIFAKIASDWLDKAITNVFHIELELEPQKK, encoded by the coding sequence TTGAAACATCCAATAGGAGTTATTGATTCAGGTGTTGGCGGGCTGACAGTGGCAAAGGAAATTATGCGTCAGCTTCCAAATGAACAAATTATATATGTAGGTGACACAGCGCGCTGCCCATATGGACCGAGGTCGGCTGAGGAGGTAAAAGCCTTTACATGGCAAATGACAAGATTCTTAGTAAATAAGAATATTAAAATGCTTGTGATTGCTTGTAATACGGCAACGGCTGTTGTGTTGGAGGAAATTAGAGAAGAGCTGTCGATACCGGTGCTTGGAGTCATCCATCCAGGTGCTAGGGCAGCGATAAAGGCAACGAAAAATAACCGGATTGGCGTAATTGGGACAGAAGGAACCATCAAAAGTGCGGCATATGAAAAGGCCCTTAGGCAGATCAATAAAAGAACAAAAGTCACGTCACTTGCCTGTCCAAAGTTTGTTCCTTTAGTTGAGAGCGGAGAATATAGCGGTGCTGTAGCGAAGAAAATCGTTGCAGAAACACTGCGGTCGTTAAAGCATAAAGGGCTTGATACCCTTATTTTAGGCTGTACGCATTACCCTCTATTGGAGCCTGTTATACAAAACGTGATGGGCAGTAAGGTGAATGTCATAAGCTCAGGCGAAGAAACAGCGAGTGAAGTGAGCACAATCCTTCACCATAGCGGACTATTGAATACCGAGGGAGTTGAGCCAATTCATACGTATTATACAACAGGCTCGAAAACAATTTTCGCTAAAATCGCTTCAGACTGGTTGGACAAAGCAATTACAAATGTATTTCATATTGAGTTAGAGCTGGAACCTCAGAAAAAATGA
- a CDS encoding MarR family winged helix-turn-helix transcriptional regulator — MEFDVNDYRNVVANIEKDLRYISGIIKQKGRELLNDYSITLPQFIALQWLFDEGDMTIGELSTKMYLAFSTTTDLIDRLEKNDLVKRVRDENDRRVVRVHLLLEGKKLIDEVIKKRQVYLMELFKEYSQEDLVQIQNNLMRLHHDMR, encoded by the coding sequence ATGGAATTTGATGTAAATGATTATCGTAATGTTGTGGCCAATATCGAAAAAGATCTTCGGTATATTTCCGGGATCATAAAGCAAAAGGGACGCGAGCTATTGAACGATTATTCGATTACGTTGCCTCAATTTATTGCGCTACAATGGCTATTTGATGAAGGTGATATGACGATTGGCGAGCTGTCGACTAAAATGTATTTAGCCTTCAGTACGACAACGGATCTAATTGACAGATTGGAAAAAAACGACCTAGTCAAAAGAGTCCGGGATGAGAATGACCGCCGTGTTGTCCGGGTACATCTTCTTCTGGAAGGGAAAAAGTTAATTGATGAGGTCATAAAAAAACGACAGGTTTATTTAATGGAGCTTTTTAAAGAATATTCACAGGAAGATTTAGTTCAAATACAAAATAATTTAATGAGATTACACCATGATATGCGATAA
- a CDS encoding helix-turn-helix domain-containing protein, whose amino-acid sequence MKENEYTHKPLLTKREREVFELLVQDKTTKEIAGELFISEKTVRNHISNAMQKLGVKGRSQAVIELLRMGELKL is encoded by the coding sequence TTGAAGGAGAATGAATACACACACAAGCCGTTACTCACCAAACGAGAAAGAGAAGTATTCGAGCTGTTAGTACAAGATAAAACAACAAAAGAAATCGCGGGAGAATTATTTATAAGCGAGAAAACAGTTCGAAATCACATCTCAAATGCCATGCAAAAATTAGGTGTAAAGGGGCGTTCTCAAGCTGTAATAGAGCTCCTTCGTATGGGAGAGCTAAAGCTTTGA
- the recQ gene encoding DNA helicase RecQ, with the protein MLVKAKDLLHEYFGYDSFRNGQKEIIENILAEKNTLGILPTGGGKSLCFQIPALLFSGTTIVISPLISLMKDQVDSLSSAEIPATFINSSLTAQEHTERISLIRQGAYKLVYVAPERFESGQFIDLLNSIDIPLIAFDEAHCISQWGHDFRPSYRSIISSLSKLKHHPVIVALTATATENVAEEIRTLLNIDYTDTFKTGFARENLAFNVIKGINKRDYVVSYIKQHQQQSGIIYTASRKESDQLHHYLTQHGFSVAKYHAGLSEKERKLAQDQFVYDEKDIMIATNAFGMGIDKSNVRYVIHYNLPKNIEAYYQEAGRAGRDSEESECLLLFSPQDIQLQKFLIEESHLDFVKREQEYHKLNQMVMYCHTGECLQSYIIQYFDQTSHPNNCGKCSSCQDRREKVDITREAQMVFSCCKRMGERFGVTLIAQVLKGSSQKRIKELGFQELSTYGLLRAQSEKDIVNTINYLLAEGYLLLTDGKYPVVKVTQKAVPVLKGQETVMMRKTVVVEHKQENEENKDLFEVLRVLRKELADQERIPPFVIFADSTLREMSTYYPTNEDTMLRIKGVGQTKFTKYGQAFINKIEEFVQENDISTVNFQPVQKEVSTSVEPHEEPSHILSYQLYRQGKTIKDIAKERKLTSITVQKHIIRSIQEGNEVNWEELFDSDTEKRVIAAIESVGGEKLKPIWEELNGEVDYFIIQAVMCKRI; encoded by the coding sequence ATGTTAGTAAAGGCTAAGGATTTATTACATGAATATTTTGGGTATGATTCATTTCGAAATGGTCAGAAGGAAATTATTGAAAATATCCTAGCAGAAAAAAATACGCTTGGTATTTTACCAACAGGTGGAGGAAAGTCACTTTGTTTTCAAATTCCTGCATTGCTCTTCTCCGGAACAACCATTGTTATTTCCCCGCTTATTTCACTTATGAAAGATCAAGTCGATTCTCTCTCTAGTGCAGAAATTCCAGCAACATTTATTAATAGCTCTCTTACTGCCCAGGAACATACTGAACGGATTTCTCTCATCCGTCAAGGAGCATATAAGCTTGTCTATGTGGCACCGGAGCGGTTTGAATCAGGACAATTTATAGATTTACTTAACAGCATCGATATCCCCTTAATCGCTTTTGATGAGGCTCACTGTATCTCACAATGGGGACATGATTTCAGACCAAGCTATCGTTCAATTATCTCATCCTTAAGCAAATTAAAGCATCATCCGGTTATCGTTGCTTTGACAGCAACAGCAACAGAAAATGTCGCAGAGGAAATCCGTACGCTACTAAATATCGATTACACCGATACATTTAAGACAGGCTTTGCCCGTGAAAATCTTGCTTTTAATGTCATAAAAGGAATCAATAAAAGAGACTATGTTGTTTCATATATAAAACAGCATCAACAGCAATCCGGCATAATTTACACAGCTAGCAGAAAAGAAAGCGATCAGCTTCATCATTACTTAACACAGCACGGTTTTTCTGTTGCAAAATACCATGCCGGTCTCAGCGAAAAAGAGCGAAAGCTAGCACAGGATCAGTTCGTTTATGATGAAAAGGATATCATGATAGCAACTAATGCATTTGGAATGGGCATCGACAAATCCAATGTCCGGTATGTTATCCATTACAATCTGCCTAAAAATATTGAAGCCTATTATCAGGAAGCAGGTCGTGCCGGGCGAGACAGTGAGGAGAGCGAATGCCTCCTTCTATTTTCACCGCAGGATATCCAATTACAGAAGTTTCTCATCGAGGAAAGTCATCTTGACTTTGTAAAGCGTGAGCAGGAATACCACAAGCTAAATCAAATGGTCATGTACTGCCATACAGGGGAATGTCTCCAATCCTATATTATTCAATATTTTGACCAAACCAGTCATCCCAATAACTGTGGAAAATGCTCAAGCTGTCAGGATCGACGTGAAAAGGTTGATATTACCCGTGAAGCGCAAATGGTTTTCTCCTGCTGCAAGCGGATGGGAGAGAGATTCGGGGTTACACTAATTGCCCAGGTCTTAAAGGGATCAAGCCAGAAACGGATCAAGGAACTGGGCTTTCAAGAGCTATCCACCTACGGTTTATTACGAGCCCAATCAGAAAAGGACATCGTCAACACCATCAATTATTTACTTGCAGAAGGATATCTTCTCCTAACAGATGGTAAATATCCAGTTGTAAAGGTAACGCAAAAGGCCGTCCCTGTCTTAAAGGGGCAGGAAACCGTTATGATGCGAAAAACAGTGGTGGTTGAGCACAAGCAGGAAAACGAAGAAAATAAGGATTTATTCGAAGTTCTGCGCGTGCTACGTAAAGAGCTGGCAGATCAGGAACGCATCCCACCATTTGTCATTTTTGCTGATAGTACTTTAAGGGAAATGAGCACCTACTATCCAACAAATGAAGATACTATGCTGAGGATAAAAGGCGTCGGACAAACAAAGTTTACCAAATACGGACAAGCATTCATCAACAAAATAGAAGAATTTGTGCAGGAGAATGATATTTCAACGGTTAACTTTCAACCAGTACAGAAGGAAGTGTCCACATCGGTAGAGCCGCACGAGGAGCCTAGCCATATTCTATCCTACCAACTATATAGACAGGGGAAAACAATCAAAGACATTGCGAAAGAGCGGAAATTAACGAGCATCACCGTGCAAAAACATATCATCCGTAGCATTCAGGAAGGCAATGAAGTCAACTGGGAGGAGCTGTTTGATTCTGATACTGAAAAGCGGGTAATAGCAGCCATAGAGTCAGTTGGAGGTGAAAAGCTAAAACCTATTTGGGAAGAGTTAAACGGCGAGGTTGATTATTTTATTATTCAAGCCGTTATGTGTAAAAGGATTTAG
- the sdhB gene encoding succinate dehydrogenase iron-sulfur subunit — MSEKKTVTFIITRQDDMNSDPYQEEFEVPYRPNLNVIAALMEIRRNPVNKKGEKTTPVIWEMNCLEEVCGACSMIINGKPRQSCSAIVDQLEQPIRLEPMSTFPVIRDLQVDRSRMFNALKKVKAWIPIDGTYDLGPGPRMPEKKRQWAYELSKCMTCGVCLEACPNVNAKSNFIGPAPLSQVRLFNAHPTGAMNKAERLEEIMGDGGLANCGNSQNCVQSCPKGIPLTTSIAALNRDTAIQSFKNFFGSDTV; from the coding sequence ATGTCTGAAAAAAAGACCGTTACATTTATTATCACCCGTCAAGATGATATGAATTCAGATCCTTATCAAGAGGAGTTTGAGGTACCGTATCGTCCGAATTTAAACGTTATTGCAGCATTAATGGAGATTCGCCGGAATCCTGTAAATAAAAAAGGGGAAAAAACAACACCTGTTATTTGGGAAATGAACTGCTTAGAGGAAGTTTGTGGCGCCTGCTCGATGATTATTAACGGCAAGCCGCGTCAATCCTGCTCTGCCATTGTTGACCAGCTTGAGCAGCCGATTCGTCTGGAGCCAATGAGTACATTCCCGGTTATTCGTGACCTTCAGGTTGATCGTAGCCGTATGTTTAACGCTTTGAAAAAGGTTAAAGCGTGGATTCCAATTGATGGAACATATGATTTAGGGCCTGGACCACGTATGCCAGAGAAAAAACGTCAATGGGCATATGAGCTTTCAAAATGTATGACATGTGGTGTATGTCTAGAAGCATGTCCAAACGTAAATGCTAAATCAAACTTTATCGGACCAGCTCCGCTATCACAGGTTCGCTTATTCAATGCGCATCCGACTGGTGCAATGAATAAAGCAGAACGTCTAGAGGAGATCATGGGTGATGGAGGCTTGGCTAACTGTGGAAACTCACAAAACTGTGTTCAGTCTTGTCCAAAAGGTATTCCTTTAACAACATCCATTGCAGCTCTTAATAGAGATACAGCAATCCAATCATTTAAAAATTTCTTTGGCAGTGATACAGTTTGA
- the sdhA gene encoding succinate dehydrogenase flavoprotein subunit, whose protein sequence is MSKGKVIVVGGGLAGLMATTKIAESGTAVELFSLVPVKRSHSVCAQGGINGAVNTKGEGDSPMVHFDDTVYGGDFLANQPPVKAMAEAAPGIIHLFDRMGVMFNRTPEGLLDFRRFGGTQHHRTAFAGATTGQQLLYALDEQVRSHEVAGLVTKYEGWELLSIVVDDEGVCRGIVAQDLKSMEIKSFSADAVILATGGPGIIFGKSTNSVINTGSAAAIAYQQGVYYSNGEMIQIHPTAIPGDDKLRLMSESARGEGGRIWTYKDGKPWYFLEEKYPAYGNLVPRDIATREIFDVCINQKLGINGENMVYLDLSHKDPHELDIKLGGIIEIYEKFTGDDPRKLPMKIFPAVHYSMGGLWVDYDQMTNIPGLFAAGECDYSMHGANRLGANSLLSAIYGGMVAGPNAVRYINGLEKSSDAVASSLYDGYVKQEEAKWNNIMTMNGTENAYVLHKELGEWMTANVTVVRYNDKLLQTDEKLQELIERYQNININDTAKWSNQGAAFTRQLEHMLQLARVITLGAYNRNESRGAHYKPEFPDRNDEDFLKTTMAKFVDSKSAPQFHYEEVDVSLIKPRKRDYTKSSH, encoded by the coding sequence ATGTCGAAAGGGAAAGTTATCGTAGTCGGCGGAGGACTTGCAGGTCTAATGGCGACAACAAAAATTGCAGAATCGGGAACAGCAGTTGAACTGTTTTCACTTGTACCGGTAAAACGCTCTCACTCTGTTTGTGCCCAAGGCGGTATTAATGGAGCGGTTAATACAAAGGGTGAGGGAGACTCACCAATGGTGCACTTTGATGACACTGTATACGGTGGAGACTTCTTAGCGAACCAGCCACCAGTTAAAGCAATGGCTGAGGCTGCACCGGGAATTATTCACTTATTTGACCGTATGGGAGTTATGTTTAATCGTACTCCTGAAGGCTTACTAGATTTCCGTCGCTTTGGTGGAACGCAGCACCATAGAACAGCCTTTGCTGGTGCAACGACTGGACAGCAGCTACTATATGCGCTGGACGAGCAAGTGAGAAGCCATGAAGTAGCCGGATTGGTTACAAAGTATGAAGGCTGGGAATTATTAAGCATTGTTGTTGATGATGAAGGCGTTTGCCGCGGTATTGTGGCACAAGACCTTAAATCAATGGAAATTAAATCATTTTCTGCAGACGCCGTTATTTTAGCTACTGGCGGACCTGGAATTATCTTTGGTAAATCAACAAACTCTGTCATTAATACTGGATCTGCGGCAGCGATTGCCTACCAGCAGGGTGTATACTATTCAAATGGTGAAATGATTCAAATTCACCCTACTGCCATTCCTGGGGATGACAAGCTTCGTCTCATGAGTGAATCTGCTCGTGGAGAAGGCGGTCGTATCTGGACTTACAAAGACGGTAAGCCTTGGTACTTCCTAGAAGAAAAATATCCGGCATACGGAAACCTTGTGCCAAGGGATATTGCAACACGTGAGATTTTCGATGTGTGTATTAATCAAAAGCTTGGTATTAATGGCGAGAACATGGTGTATTTGGATCTTTCTCATAAGGATCCGCATGAGCTTGATATTAAATTAGGCGGTATCATCGAAATCTATGAGAAATTTACAGGTGATGACCCACGTAAGCTACCAATGAAAATCTTCCCTGCTGTTCACTATTCAATGGGTGGATTATGGGTTGACTATGATCAAATGACAAATATTCCTGGTCTTTTTGCTGCCGGTGAATGTGATTATTCTATGCACGGTGCGAACCGTTTAGGCGCTAACTCTTTACTGTCTGCTATCTATGGCGGAATGGTTGCGGGTCCTAACGCAGTTCGCTACATTAACGGACTTGAAAAGAGCTCAGATGCTGTTGCCTCTTCATTATATGATGGCTATGTGAAGCAGGAAGAAGCAAAATGGAACAACATCATGACTATGAATGGAACCGAAAATGCATATGTTCTCCATAAAGAATTAGGAGAATGGATGACAGCAAATGTTACGGTTGTTCGTTACAACGACAAGCTTCTTCAAACAGATGAAAAGCTTCAAGAGCTTATTGAACGTTATCAAAATATCAATATTAACGATACGGCTAAATGGAGCAACCAAGGGGCTGCATTTACTCGCCAGCTAGAGCATATGCTGCAGCTTGCACGTGTGATTACGCTTGGAGCTTATAATCGTAATGAAAGCCGCGGTGCGCACTACAAGCCTGAATTCCCTGATCGTAATGATGAGGACTTCTTGAAAACCACAATGGCTAAATTTGTTGATAGTAAATCAGCACCTCAGTTCCATTATGAAGAGGTGGATGTATCACTAATTAAGCCTCGTAAGAGAGACTATACGAAGAGCAGTCACTAA
- a CDS encoding succinate dehydrogenase cytochrome b558 subunit: protein MAGNREFFNRRLHSLLGVIPVGLFLIMHLVVNHFATKGEEAYNSATHFMENLPFKIFLEIFVIFLPLLYHAIYGIYIAFTAKNNTSRYTFFRNWMFLLQRVTGVITLIFVVWHVWETRIAAALGTEVNFQMMENIVDNPLMLTFYLIGIISAIFHFANGLWSFFVSWGITMTPRSQQISTYVTMAIFVALSIVGVRAILAFV from the coding sequence ATGGCTGGAAATCGAGAGTTTTTTAATCGCAGATTGCATTCATTACTAGGTGTTATACCGGTAGGATTATTCCTAATCATGCATCTTGTTGTGAATCACTTTGCTACAAAGGGAGAGGAGGCATATAATAGTGCAACGCACTTTATGGAGAACCTTCCGTTCAAGATCTTTTTAGAGATATTTGTTATTTTCTTACCGTTATTATACCATGCGATTTATGGAATCTATATCGCCTTCACGGCAAAAAATAACACAAGCAGATACACCTTTTTCCGAAATTGGATGTTCCTGCTACAACGTGTTACTGGTGTTATTACGTTAATCTTCGTGGTTTGGCATGTATGGGAAACTAGAATTGCTGCAGCACTTGGAACAGAGGTTAACTTCCAAATGATGGAGAATATTGTAGATAATCCATTAATGTTAACGTTCTACCTAATCGGAATTATTTCTGCAATCTTCCATTTTGCAAACGGTTTATGGTCATTCTTCGTAAGCTGGGGTATTACAATGACACCAAGATCACAGCAGATTTCCACTTATGTAACAATGGCTATTTTTGTTGCGCTGTCGATTGTTGGCGTACGCGCTATACTAGCGTTTGTTTAA